A genomic window from Corynebacterium fournieri includes:
- a CDS encoding class C sortase, whose translation MTTKKGKRRSNAVSWIVLILGALLLLYPIASTLSAQYRQIQQNEEYAGAVQELSDDVKAQQLELAHQYNQRLLAEGPHARAPRDEDPGFDDYMSQLTLPESYHVMARVRIPRINVDLPVYHTTRPDVLYDGAGHMYGSTLPVGGDGTNAVISAHTGMVNAAMFDQLPMLKPGDDIFIDVMGERLRYRMTSRDVVKPDDYDAVTYEPGKDKLTLITCTPYGLNTDRLLVHAERAPLDPGTPEPTVDAFVWSWWMIAVLVLVLLVLLLILWKRWRDRRKKRREAARP comes from the coding sequence ATGACGACGAAGAAGGGTAAGCGCCGCAGCAACGCCGTCTCTTGGATCGTGCTGATCCTGGGGGCGCTGCTGCTGCTGTACCCGATCGCGTCCACGCTGTCCGCGCAGTACCGGCAGATCCAGCAAAACGAGGAATATGCGGGGGCGGTGCAGGAGCTCAGCGACGACGTCAAGGCGCAGCAGCTGGAACTGGCACACCAGTACAACCAACGCCTGTTGGCGGAGGGGCCGCACGCGCGCGCCCCGCGTGACGAGGACCCCGGCTTCGACGACTACATGTCCCAGCTGACCCTGCCGGAGAGCTACCACGTGATGGCGCGCGTGCGCATCCCGCGCATCAACGTGGACCTGCCCGTGTACCACACCACCAGGCCGGACGTGCTTTACGACGGCGCCGGGCACATGTACGGCTCCACCCTGCCTGTCGGCGGCGACGGCACGAACGCGGTCATATCCGCGCACACCGGCATGGTGAATGCGGCGATGTTTGACCAGCTGCCCATGCTCAAGCCCGGCGACGACATCTTCATCGACGTCATGGGTGAGCGCCTGCGCTACCGCATGACCTCGCGCGACGTGGTCAAACCCGACGACTACGACGCCGTGACCTACGAGCCCGGCAAGGACAAGCTCACCCTGATCACCTGCACCCCGTACGGGCTGAACACGGACCGTTTGCTGGTGCACGCCGAGCGCGCGCCCCTGGACCCGGGCACCCCAGAGCCGACCGTGGATGCCTTCGTGTGGTCCTGGTGGATGATCGCGGTGCTCGTGCTCGTCCTGCTCGTGCTGTTGCTGATCCTGTGGAAGCGCTGGCGGGACCGGCGGAAGAAGCGGCGCGAGGCTGCGCGGCCGTAA